The sequence below is a genomic window from Mycobacterium sp. ITM-2016-00316.
TGGCCAGCGCACCCACACCGACGTTCACCTCACCGTTGCCCAACGGGAAGATCCAGCCGTAGCCGGGGAGCACCTTGCCCTCCGGGGAGCGCAATTCCAGGTGCGAGGTGATCCAGGGTTCGTCGGCGCGCGGCGTCGCGATGTATCCGCGCACTGCCACGCCGTAGACCGTCTCCTGATGCCAGGCGCGGCCGAGAACGCGCCCCAGCGTGGAGCGGGCGCCGTCGGCCACGATCAGCTCGCCGACACCGATCACGGACCCGTCGTCCAGTATCAGTTCCGAGACCCGACCTGACGAACCATGGCTCACATCAACGACTTTGGCGCCGAGCATCATCTTGGCGCCCTCGTCGGCGGCGACCATGCGAATCCGGTCGTCGAGCTCGGTGCGCGGCACCGCGCTGCTGGTGGCGGGGAAGGACGGGCCGGGCCACGGGATCTCCACGTCGGCACCGAACCCGGACATCCGCAGGCCGTGATGGCTGATCCGGCCGTCCAGCCAGTCGGCGAGGCCGAGGCGCTGCAGCTCCGAGACCGCGCGCGGGGTCAATCCGTCACCGCAGGCCTTGTCCCTGGGAAACTGCGCGGAGTCGATGACGAGCACGTCGCGACCGGCCCGGGCCGCCCACGCGGCGGCCGACGAACCGGCGGGCCCGGCCCCTACGACAACCACATCGGCCTTGATCAAGTCGCTCCGCTCCTGCCCGCTGTATCCCCGACACCTCACAGTATGTTGGACGCATGAGGACACCGGCGAGCGTGGTGGCGGGGGTGGACTTCGGGGATCCCGAATTCGCCGCGCAGGTGCGCGACGGAGTGGCGCGCGTCGAAGATCTGATGGCCACCGAGCTGGGCAAGGCAGATGAGCTGATGGCCGAGGCCGTCCAGCATCTGTTCCAGGCCGGCGGCAAGCGGTTCCGGCCGCTGTTCACCGTGTTGTCGGGGTCGCTGGGGCCACGCCCCGAGGACGACGACGTCACCATTGCCGGCGCCGTGATCGAGCTGGTGCATCTGGCCACGCTCTATCACGACGATGTGATGGACGAGGCTCAGGTGCGCCGTGGTGCGGACAGCGCCAACGCGCGCTGGGGCAACAACATCGCGATCCTGGCCGGCGATTACCTGTTCGCGACCGCGTCGCGGCTGGTGTCGCGGCTCGGCCCGGACGCCGTGCGGGTGATTGCGGACACATTCGCCCAGCTGGTGACGGGCCAGATGCGCGAGACGCGCGGCGCCGCCGGCGGTACCGACGAGATCGAGCACTACCTCAAGGTGGTCTACGAGAAGACGGCCTGCCTGATCTCCGCCTCGGGCCGTTTCGGTGCCACCTTCTCCGGTGCCGGCGAGGAGCAGATCGAGCGGCTGTCCCGCCTCGGCGGCATCGTCGGGACGGCGTTTCAGATCTCCGACGACATCATCGACATCGACAGCGATCCCGACGAGTCCGGCAAGGTCCCGGGCACTGACCTGCGCGAAGGCGTGCACACCCTGCCGGTGCTGTACGCGCTGCGCGAGTCGGGTCCCGACGCCGAGCGACTGCGGGTGCTGCTGGCCCAGCCGATCGAGGACGACGCCGAGGTCGCCGAGGCGCTGACCCTGCTGCGCCGGTCCCCGGGCATGGCTCGGGCCAAGGAGACGGTGCGCGAATACGCGGTGCGGGCGCGTGAGGAGCTGGACAATCTGCCCGAGGGTCCCGGCCGGGCCGCGCTGGCCACCCTGGTGGACTACACCGTCAACCGGCACGGGTAGCCGGAACCTACGGGGGTCGATCGGCGTTAGATCAGCGAAGACTTCGTAGGAGGA
It includes:
- the menJ gene encoding menaquinone reductase; translation: MKADVVVVGAGPAGSSAAAWAARAGRDVLVIDSAQFPRDKACGDGLTPRAVSELQRLGLADWLDGRISHHGLRMSGFGADVEIPWPGPSFPATSSAVPRTELDDRIRMVAADEGAKMMLGAKVVDVSHGSSGRVSELILDDGSVIGVGELIVADGARSTLGRVLGRAWHQETVYGVAVRGYIATPRADEPWITSHLELRSPEGKVLPGYGWIFPLGNGEVNVGVGALATAKRPSEAALRPLMSYYCDLRREEWGFEGEARAGLSALLPMGGAVSGVAGPNWMLIGDAAACVNPLNGEGIDYGLETGRLAAQLLGTGDLTTAWPAVLSEHYARGFSAARRLALLLTLPRFLPAVGPIAMRSHFLMKVAVRMMGNLVTEEDEDWIARVWRSAGLASRRFDERKPFS
- the grcC1 gene encoding nonaprenyl/(2E,6E)-farnesyl/geranylgeranyl diphosphat synthase; this encodes MRTPASVVAGVDFGDPEFAAQVRDGVARVEDLMATELGKADELMAEAVQHLFQAGGKRFRPLFTVLSGSLGPRPEDDDVTIAGAVIELVHLATLYHDDVMDEAQVRRGADSANARWGNNIAILAGDYLFATASRLVSRLGPDAVRVIADTFAQLVTGQMRETRGAAGGTDEIEHYLKVVYEKTACLISASGRFGATFSGAGEEQIERLSRLGGIVGTAFQISDDIIDIDSDPDESGKVPGTDLREGVHTLPVLYALRESGPDAERLRVLLAQPIEDDAEVAEALTLLRRSPGMARAKETVREYAVRAREELDNLPEGPGRAALATLVDYTVNRHG